The following are encoded together in the Arcobacter aquimarinus genome:
- a CDS encoding helix-turn-helix domain-containing protein, producing MIKNSEFSKDDIQKIYKTIGKNVKRIREEKGISQLNLAMAIGHKSVGVISNCELCLQNKHFNIEQLIKIADVLGVNIKDFFENI from the coding sequence TTGATTAAAAACAGCGAATTCTCTAAAGATGACATTCAGAAAATTTATAAAACTATAGGTAAAAATGTAAAAAGAATTAGAGAAGAAAAAGGCATAAGCCAACTTAATCTTGCTATGGCGATAGGGCATAAATCAGTTGGAGTTATTTCTAATTGTGAATTATGCCTACAAAATAAGCATTTTAACATTGAACAATTAATCAAAATTGCTGATGTATTAGGTGTAAATATAAAAGATTTTTTTGAAAATATTTGA
- a CDS encoding TerB N-terminal domain-containing protein, translating to MEIFISSLVLYLIYILFYKSKKTLVKDNSEIPIDSNLKISVNNELKKENLVHNDLSKSYNINSTKDYYSQSNISNKNFQNKQTTKNSQQSAVWYGKNQFVQVRNYSISKGFVYVGEKLINTRNENNSYYQDYASNDASLINPSLNITSAESWEYGDEMGYWPNYANIPAKCRGAYLKWLSNGRIEPNTNIGYVFLFFYGLERRIFVDAIKSNVSVEERKDIVNEVLRLLEVYGGNNSFKMYARNFLAMEWLLFNRNDEKIPDYLKFNGHYHTNILRFLLAKSIAKQEPLSYELALDWTITHPTLGIRLKTPARRCPNEFKELFKQRYTQKFGQGIIVKANKTPLELNYIPASFTITNVLISKEKLNLPDPIILTAPIKKLIDLVEECTKQLDSYSKYIGREGNNPNSLYAQSLLPKELLQQSTYLNKLKEKLENNEKEIIVMKLTEIYDLLQEKSPLVIDKKESENLATLIELLDFGIAPDNRYHHLKPTINGQIIIFKKGHGINFNPSQEFTMLCSILRLGAIVSQIDGKVSHQEEKLLYNLIQDNRKLTNIEKDSLNAFLQWALITPQEISGLKKKLEIASQTEKTAIGHILISIAHADGRIDLKEIKQLEKLYTLLGLDKAQVLSDLHQLSTSNEPIIIDYKDKDTSYSIPKPENKPTSSFTLNDEIIKIREAETLQIKGVLGAIFTNDEDLEENNINVIEENIETNSPLTTLDEAHQKFFNQLITKELWEKEEIQIISKELGLMPDGAMEVLNEWAFDNANAPLIEDDEKIYIDIELAKEIINEQ from the coding sequence ATGGAAATTTTTATTAGCTCTTTAGTTTTGTATCTAATTTACATTTTATTTTATAAATCAAAAAAAACATTAGTTAAAGATAATTCTGAAATACCAATAGATAGTAACTTAAAAATCTCAGTAAATAATGAATTAAAAAAAGAAAATTTAGTTCACAATGATTTATCAAAATCATATAACATAAATTCAACAAAAGATTATTATTCTCAATCAAATATTTCTAATAAAAATTTTCAAAATAAACAAACTACAAAAAATTCTCAACAATCAGCAGTTTGGTATGGTAAAAATCAATTTGTTCAAGTAAGAAATTATTCTATTTCAAAAGGTTTTGTATATGTTGGTGAAAAGCTAATTAATACAAGAAATGAGAATAACTCATATTACCAAGATTACGCATCTAATGATGCTTCATTAATAAACCCTTCATTAAATATCACTTCTGCTGAATCGTGGGAATATGGTGATGAAATGGGTTACTGGCCTAATTATGCAAACATACCTGCAAAATGTAGAGGTGCATATTTGAAATGGCTATCAAATGGCCGAATAGAACCAAATACAAATATAGGATATGTGTTTTTATTTTTTTATGGTTTAGAAAGACGTATATTTGTTGATGCAATAAAAAGTAATGTTTCAGTAGAAGAAAGAAAAGATATTGTAAATGAAGTTTTACGTCTGTTAGAAGTGTATGGGGGAAATAATTCATTTAAAATGTATGCTAGAAATTTTTTAGCTATGGAATGGCTATTATTTAATAGAAATGATGAAAAAATTCCTGATTATCTTAAATTTAATGGTCATTATCATACAAATATATTAAGATTCTTATTAGCTAAAAGTATAGCTAAGCAAGAACCATTATCTTATGAACTTGCACTTGATTGGACAATTACTCATCCTACACTTGGGATTAGATTAAAAACACCTGCTCGTCGTTGTCCAAATGAATTTAAAGAGTTATTTAAACAACGCTATACACAGAAATTTGGACAAGGAATAATTGTAAAAGCAAATAAAACACCTTTAGAGTTGAATTATATTCCAGCAAGTTTTACAATAACTAATGTTTTAATATCAAAAGAAAAATTGAACCTACCTGATCCTATTATATTAACAGCACCAATTAAAAAACTTATTGATTTAGTTGAAGAATGTACAAAACAATTAGATTCTTACAGTAAATATATTGGTAGAGAGGGGAATAACCCAAATTCATTATATGCTCAATCTTTATTGCCTAAAGAGTTATTACAACAATCAACTTATTTAAATAAATTAAAAGAAAAACTTGAAAATAATGAAAAAGAAATTATTGTAATGAAATTAACTGAAATATATGATTTACTACAAGAAAAATCTCCATTAGTTATTGATAAAAAAGAATCAGAAAATTTAGCAACATTAATTGAATTACTTGATTTTGGAATAGCTCCTGATAATCGTTACCATCATTTAAAACCTACTATTAATGGTCAAATAATTATATTTAAAAAAGGGCATGGAATAAATTTTAATCCATCTCAAGAATTTACAATGCTATGTTCTATATTAAGACTAGGAGCAATTGTTAGCCAAATTGATGGTAAAGTTTCACATCAAGAAGAAAAACTTCTTTATAATTTAATTCAAGATAATAGAAAACTTACAAATATTGAAAAAGACTCTTTGAATGCATTCTTACAATGGGCTCTTATTACTCCACAAGAAATTAGTGGGCTTAAAAAGAAACTTGAAATTGCATCACAAACTGAAAAAACTGCAATTGGACATATTTTAATTTCCATTGCACATGCTGATGGGAGAATAGATTTGAAAGAAATTAAACAATTAGAAAAACTATATACCCTACTTGGGTTAGATAAAGCTCAAGTTCTTAGTGATTTACATCAATTATCTACATCAAATGAACCTATTATTATTGATTACAAAGATAAAGATACTAGCTATTCAATACCAAAACCAGAAAATAAACCTACGTCATCATTTACATTGAATGATGAAATAATTAAAATAAGAGAAGCTGAAACTTTACAAATTAAAGGTGTTTTAGGTGCTATATTTACTAATGATGAAGATTTAGAAGAAAATAATATAAATGTTATTGAGGAAAATATTGAAACAAATTCACCTTTAACTACACTTGATGAAGCACATCAAAAATTCTTTAATCAGCTTATAACAAAAGAATTATGGGAAAAAGAAGAAATACAAATTATTTCAAAAGAATTAGGATTAATGCCTGATGGAGCAATGGAAGTTCTTAATGAATGGGCTTTTGATAATGCAAATGCACCTTTAATTGAAGATGATGAAAAAATATATATAGATATTGAATTAGCAAAGGAAATTATAAATGAGCAATGA
- a CDS encoding ATP-binding protein, translated as MSNDKILQLRPRERDAIIQSLRAGVTPRSGLQHIQVGRSKEIEALLKDIEKIKENGSAFRLIIGEFGSGKSFFLQLIRMIALEKGLVTVHADLSPDRRIHATGGQARSLYAELMHNLSTRTKPEGNGLVSIVERFITEVRKEADKTSETIDSIITKRLNHLNEFVGGYDFASVISLYWQGHESDNEQLKSDSIRWLRAEFSTRTDAKKALGVRNIIDDANFYDYLKLMSLFVKQAGYQGLLVNLDEMVNLYKLSSSQARVSNYEQILRILNDCLQGSAQNIGFILGGTPEFLLDPRKGLYSYEALQSRLAENSFANQVGIIDYSATSLHLSNLAPEELYILLKNLRNVFASGDISKYLVPDEALNAFLAHCSNKIGDAYFRTPRNTIKAFVDFLAILEQNPSLQWNELIKKVNINNEINTDMPEIKSEDNDLDDLTTFKL; from the coding sequence ATGAGCAATGATAAAATTTTACAACTTCGTCCAAGAGAAAGAGATGCAATTATTCAATCTCTACGAGCAGGAGTAACACCAAGATCTGGATTACAACATATTCAAGTTGGACGTTCAAAAGAAATTGAAGCATTATTAAAAGATATAGAAAAAATTAAAGAAAATGGTTCAGCATTTCGTTTAATCATCGGTGAATTTGGTTCTGGAAAAAGCTTTTTTTTACAATTAATTAGAATGATTGCATTAGAAAAAGGTTTAGTTACTGTTCATGCTGATTTATCTCCAGATAGAAGGATACATGCTACAGGAGGACAAGCAAGAAGTTTATATGCAGAATTAATGCATAATCTTTCAACTCGTACCAAACCTGAAGGAAATGGTCTTGTAAGTATTGTAGAACGTTTTATTACTGAAGTACGAAAAGAAGCTGATAAAACTTCTGAAACAATTGATAGTATAATTACTAAACGACTTAATCATTTAAATGAATTTGTAGGAGGTTATGACTTTGCCTCTGTTATTTCATTGTATTGGCAAGGACATGAAAGTGACAATGAACAACTTAAGTCAGACTCAATACGTTGGTTAAGAGCTGAATTTTCAACTAGAACAGATGCTAAAAAAGCTTTAGGTGTACGTAATATTATTGATGATGCAAATTTTTATGATTATTTAAAATTAATGAGTTTATTTGTCAAACAAGCAGGATATCAAGGTCTTTTAGTAAATTTAGATGAAATGGTAAATTTATATAAATTATCAAGTAGTCAAGCTCGTGTTTCAAATTATGAACAAATTCTTAGAATATTAAATGATTGTCTACAAGGTAGTGCTCAAAATATAGGATTTATTTTAGGTGGAACTCCTGAATTTTTATTAGATCCTAGAAAAGGACTTTATAGTTATGAGGCATTACAATCACGCCTTGCTGAAAATTCTTTTGCTAATCAAGTTGGAATTATTGATTATTCTGCAACATCATTGCATCTTTCAAATCTTGCACCTGAAGAATTATATATATTACTTAAAAATCTTCGTAATGTATTTGCATCAGGAGATATTAGTAAATATCTAGTACCAGATGAAGCATTAAATGCATTTTTAGCACATTGTTCAAATAAAATTGGTGATGCTTATTTTAGAACACCTCGTAATACAATTAAAGCTTTTGTTGATTTCTTAGCTATCTTAGAACAGAATCCTTCCCTTCAATGGAATGAACTCATCAAAAAAGTAAATATTAACAATGAAATAAATACTGATATGCCCGAAATTAAATCTGAAGATAATGATTTAGATGATTTAACAACTTTTAAATTATAG
- a CDS encoding DEAD/DEAH box helicase yields the protein MGASNSFELLDKKVKNWIWKKEWESLRDIQEQSIEPILSARTDVIISASTAAGKTEAAFLPACSKMCETTNTGVFILYISPLKALINDQYRRLQSLCEILDVPVTPWHGDIPKTLKNKQKANPSGIILITPESLESLFLNSSGWCQKAFQNLGYIIIDEFHAFIGTERGCQLQSLMHRLEFLIEKTVPRIALSATLGDMNEVAWYLRPNKKIPCELIVSTTSRSDLKLQLKGYKNSAQITDDTEPALSLIVNDLYTLLRGKSNLIFANSRRRTEEISAMLSDKCSNDSVPNEFFPHHGSLSKELRESLEHRLQEEKWPTSAVCTMTLELGIDIGNVDSIAQVNPPHSVASLRQRLGRSGRRDDAAILRMFIEEDELTSKSHIFDLLRFDIFLSIAIINLLLKKWYEPSSKQRYHFSTLVQQTLSVIGQYGGVRAEQLWTLLCETGPFVRVDKSLYITFLRTLGSNDLISQTRDGQIILGAKGEKLVGHFSFFTAFQTPEEYRLEYNGKTIGTLPIDFPLKEHQLIIFAGKRWEIQNINEKNKVIILKKNTQGYAPKFGGSGLLIDDIIINEIFNVYMSKQIPIYLDKTAKNLFYEGIEHFYSLELDKKQILYYENSIILITWLGDKTTLTINNLLLKENLKTIYFTGPIIEVKCSIEELKIAIDNILHNEMLSNTLLANDYKETQIGKHDLFLTKELCDLDFGEQYFDVKGARDWLLNCYNNLIL from the coding sequence ATGGGAGCCTCAAACAGTTTTGAACTTTTAGATAAAAAAGTAAAAAATTGGATATGGAAAAAAGAATGGGAATCATTAAGAGACATTCAAGAACAATCAATTGAACCAATTCTAAGTGCAAGAACAGATGTAATTATTAGTGCATCTACTGCTGCAGGAAAAACAGAAGCTGCTTTTCTTCCTGCCTGTTCTAAAATGTGTGAAACTACTAATACAGGTGTTTTTATACTGTATATTAGTCCATTAAAAGCATTAATCAATGATCAATATAGAAGATTACAAAGTTTATGTGAGATTTTAGATGTTCCTGTTACTCCTTGGCATGGAGATATACCTAAAACATTAAAAAACAAACAAAAAGCTAATCCCTCTGGTATTATATTAATTACGCCAGAATCATTAGAATCTCTTTTTTTAAACAGTTCAGGCTGGTGCCAGAAAGCATTTCAAAATTTAGGATATATAATTATTGATGAATTTCATGCTTTTATAGGTACAGAAAGAGGTTGCCAACTACAATCTTTAATGCATAGATTAGAATTCTTAATAGAAAAAACTGTGCCCAGAATAGCTTTAAGTGCAACTTTAGGAGATATGAATGAAGTAGCATGGTATTTAAGACCTAATAAAAAAATTCCTTGTGAGTTAATTGTTTCTACAACATCAAGATCTGATTTAAAACTTCAATTAAAAGGTTATAAAAATTCAGCTCAAATAACTGATGATACTGAACCAGCATTATCGTTAATTGTTAATGATCTTTATACTCTTTTAAGAGGTAAATCTAATTTGATTTTTGCAAATAGTAGAAGGAGAACGGAAGAAATTAGTGCAATGTTATCAGATAAATGTAGTAATGATTCCGTACCTAATGAATTTTTCCCTCATCATGGATCACTTTCAAAAGAATTACGAGAAAGTTTGGAACATAGACTACAAGAAGAAAAATGGCCTACTTCAGCTGTGTGTACAATGACACTTGAATTAGGAATAGATATCGGTAATGTTGATTCTATAGCCCAAGTTAATCCACCTCATTCTGTTGCAAGTTTACGACAACGATTAGGACGATCCGGAAGAAGAGATGATGCAGCAATATTACGTATGTTTATTGAAGAAGATGAACTAACTTCAAAAAGCCATATATTTGATTTACTACGTTTTGATATTTTTTTAAGTATAGCTATTATAAATCTTTTACTTAAAAAGTGGTACGAGCCTTCAAGTAAACAAAGATATCACTTTTCAACACTAGTACAACAAACTCTTTCTGTAATAGGACAATATGGTGGAGTAAGAGCTGAACAACTATGGACATTATTATGTGAAACGGGTCCTTTTGTAAGAGTAGATAAATCTCTTTATATTACTTTTTTAAGAACATTAGGAAGTAATGATTTAATTTCTCAAACTCGTGATGGTCAAATTATTTTAGGTGCAAAAGGAGAAAAACTTGTTGGACATTTTTCTTTTTTTACTGCATTTCAAACACCAGAAGAGTACAGATTAGAATATAATGGAAAAACTATAGGTACACTTCCTATCGATTTCCCACTAAAAGAACATCAACTAATTATTTTTGCAGGTAAAAGATGGGAAATTCAAAATATAAATGAAAAAAATAAAGTAATAATTTTAAAGAAAAATACTCAAGGATATGCACCAAAATTTGGTGGTAGTGGATTACTGATTGATGATATAATTATTAATGAAATTTTTAATGTGTATATGTCAAAACAAATCCCTATATACTTAGATAAAACTGCAAAAAATCTTTTCTATGAAGGAATTGAACATTTTTATTCACTTGAATTAGATAAAAAACAAATTCTATATTACGAAAATTCTATAATACTTATTACATGGTTAGGAGATAAAACTACTCTTACAATTAATAACTTATTATTAAAAGAAAATTTGAAAACAATTTATTTTACTGGACCAATTATTGAGGTTAAATGTTCAATTGAAGAACTAAAAATAGCTATAGATAATATTTTACATAATGAAATGTTATCTAATACATTATTGGCAAATGATTATAAAGAAACTCAAATTGGAAAGCATGATTTATTTCTAACAAAAGAATTATGTGATTTGGATTTTGGAGAACAATATTTTGATGTAAAAGGTGCTAGGGATTGGTTATTGAATTGCTATAATAATTTAATATTATAG
- a CDS encoding tyrosine-type recombinase/integrase, whose protein sequence is MRYELDFKNSFETTFLFWIERFIRNKLTTLSNRQVLQKEKLASIIQQLVKGTKSIDELAFIAKEARNIGLAGVNTYFNPLFKLYNFLINLGLVSMKEIDEELLSDFLASETSSLSDASKKNHRIALLSLFSYIDKQNQNEDGSSYLFKIELKNWGGLSGKSGTKLPSFMNKDEIDRFLSAIDSFDFTDNTGYRNRLIIKIIIYTGIRVSEILNLKIKDIFNENDVYMLQIRGKGNKPRVVMIKKSIIENELNNWLDMRICNSDLLVCNQKGERLTQAYVSRIVENILISAGIRKEKNGAHMLRHSFATLLYQKHHDLILVQEALGHSDINTSRIYTHFDKERLRKTTEIF, encoded by the coding sequence ATGAGATACGAATTGGATTTTAAAAATAGTTTTGAAACAACTTTTTTATTTTGGATAGAAAGATTTATAAGAAATAAATTAACTACTCTTTCAAATAGACAAGTATTACAAAAAGAAAAATTAGCTTCAATAATCCAACAATTAGTAAAAGGAACAAAATCTATTGATGAATTAGCTTTTATAGCAAAAGAAGCTAGAAATATAGGTTTAGCTGGAGTAAATACATATTTTAACCCCCTATTTAAACTATACAATTTCTTAATTAACTTAGGTCTTGTTTCTATGAAAGAGATAGATGAAGAGTTATTAAGTGATTTTTTAGCTAGTGAAACTAGTTCATTATCAGATGCTTCTAAAAAAAATCATAGAATTGCCCTATTATCTTTATTTTCATATATAGACAAACAAAATCAAAATGAAGATGGAAGTTCATATTTATTTAAAATTGAGTTAAAAAATTGGGGAGGATTAAGTGGCAAAAGTGGTACAAAACTACCCTCTTTTATGAACAAAGATGAGATAGATAGATTTTTAAGTGCTATTGATTCTTTTGATTTTACAGATAATACGGGTTATAGAAATAGACTAATTATAAAAATAATAATATATACAGGGATTAGAGTTAGTGAAATTTTGAATCTAAAAATAAAAGATATTTTCAATGAAAATGATGTTTATATGCTTCAAATAAGAGGAAAAGGCAATAAACCAAGAGTAGTTATGATAAAAAAGTCTATTATTGAAAATGAATTAAATAACTGGTTAGATATGAGAATTTGTAATAGTGATTTACTTGTTTGTAATCAAAAAGGTGAAAGATTGACTCAAGCTTATGTAAGTAGAATTGTTGAAAATATTTTAATCAGTGCAGGAATTAGAAAAGAGAAAAATGGTGCTCATATGTTAAGACATAGTTTTGCCACACTTTTATACCAAAAACACCATGACTTAATACTTGTTCAAGAAGCTTTAGGACATTCTGATATAAATACAAGTAGAATTTATACTCACTTTGATAAAGAAAGACTTAGAAAAACAACAGAAATATTTTAA
- a CDS encoding ABC transporter ATP-binding protein: MIELDIIKPLYTADGIIDLKVNKQINRGDFLTLFGKSGSGKTTLLRILAGLETPKSGKIVVDKEIWFDSSKKINLPPQKRNVGFVFQDYALFPNMSVRRNLEFALKNKNEIKKVDEILEIMEIENLSNMKPELLSGGQKQRVALARTLMTNPKMLLLDEPLSALDTTMRLKLQDELSLIHQKFNITSILVSHDISEVFKLSNRVFKINLGEIQQDGTPNEVFSNQNISGKFKIIGEILSIKKSDILYIVEVLTNNEIVKVTAVEDEIKELKIGDKLLLSSKAFNPILMKI; encoded by the coding sequence ATGATAGAGTTAGATATTATAAAACCTCTTTATACAGCTGATGGAATAATTGATTTAAAAGTAAATAAACAGATAAATAGAGGTGATTTTTTAACACTTTTTGGAAAAAGTGGAAGTGGAAAAACTACACTTTTAAGAATTTTAGCTGGTTTAGAAACTCCAAAGAGTGGAAAAATAGTTGTAGATAAAGAGATTTGGTTTGATAGTTCAAAAAAAATCAATCTTCCACCACAAAAAAGAAATGTAGGATTTGTATTTCAAGATTATGCACTTTTCCCAAATATGAGTGTTAGAAGAAATTTAGAATTTGCATTAAAAAACAAAAATGAAATAAAAAAAGTTGATGAAATTTTAGAAATTATGGAGATAGAAAATCTTTCAAATATGAAACCAGAACTTTTAAGTGGAGGTCAAAAACAACGAGTGGCACTTGCAAGAACACTTATGACAAACCCTAAAATGTTGCTTCTTGATGAACCTCTTTCTGCTTTAGATACAACTATGAGATTAAAACTTCAAGATGAATTATCTTTAATTCATCAAAAATTTAATATAACTTCTATTTTAGTTAGCCATGATATAAGTGAAGTTTTTAAATTATCAAATAGAGTTTTCAAAATTAATTTAGGTGAAATACAGCAAGATGGAACACCAAATGAAGTATTTTCAAATCAAAATATAAGCGGTAAATTTAAAATAATTGGAGAGATTTTAAGTATTAAAAAGAGTGATATTTTATATATAGTAGAAGTGTTAACAAATAATGAAATAGTTAAAGTAACCGCAGTAGAAGATGAAATTAAAGAGCTGAAAATAGGGGATAAATTACTTTTATCAAGTAAAGCATTTAATCCAATATTGATGAAAATTTAA
- the modB gene encoding molybdate ABC transporter permease subunit — translation MEDSFFQTMKLTFELAGITTLILLFIGIPLGYFLSQTKSRLKPIIEALVSMPLVLPPSVLGFYLLLAFSPKNSFGSWLDETFDLRLVFSFEGLVIASVIFSLPFMVHPIQSGFSSLSKSLKEASFILGKSRLETLWYVLLPNIKPSLLTGIVISFAHTVGEFGVVLMIGGNIVGETKVASIAIYDEVEALNYDLANQYAFTLFIISFVILLFVYMINKKMLKSEFTK, via the coding sequence ATGGAAGATTCATTTTTTCAAACTATGAAATTAACTTTTGAATTAGCAGGAATTACAACTTTAATTCTTTTATTTATAGGTATTCCTTTAGGATATTTTTTATCACAAACAAAATCAAGATTAAAGCCAATTATTGAAGCTTTAGTTTCAATGCCTTTGGTTTTACCCCCTTCTGTTTTAGGTTTTTATTTATTATTAGCATTTAGTCCAAAAAATAGTTTTGGTTCGTGGCTTGATGAAACTTTTGATTTAAGACTGGTTTTCAGCTTTGAAGGATTAGTTATTGCTTCTGTTATTTTTAGTTTGCCTTTTATGGTTCATCCTATTCAAAGTGGATTTTCAAGTCTAAGTAAATCTTTAAAAGAAGCATCTTTTATTTTAGGAAAAAGTAGATTAGAAACTCTATGGTATGTTTTATTACCAAATATAAAACCTTCTTTATTAACAGGAATAGTTATTAGTTTTGCACATACAGTTGGTGAATTTGGTGTTGTTTTAATGATAGGTGGAAATATTGTAGGTGAAACAAAAGTTGCTAGTATTGCAATATATGATGAAGTTGAAGCTTTGAATTATGATTTAGCAAATCAATATGCTTTTACTTTATTTATTATTTCTTTTGTTATTTTACTTTTTGTTTATATGATAAATAAAAAAATGTTAAAAAGTGAGTTTACAAAATGA
- a CDS encoding TOBE domain-containing protein produces MNKLTGVIKEIKNCDDIVQIYIDIKGKIFTSLILSSNEVYKIGQKVNILFKETEVMIASVSSKISARNAFICKITEIKNGEILCAISFDFYGDKIVSIITKNALLDLNCKENEEFMWFVKSNEVSIQKV; encoded by the coding sequence ATGAATAAACTAACTGGTGTTATAAAAGAGATTAAAAATTGTGATGATATAGTACAAATTTATATAGATATCAAAGGTAAAATTTTTACCTCTTTAATTTTATCATCAAATGAAGTTTACAAAATTGGTCAAAAAGTAAATATTTTATTTAAAGAAACAGAAGTTATGATAGCTTCTGTTTCTTCAAAAATAAGTGCTAGGAATGCATTTATTTGTAAAATTACTGAGATTAAGAATGGGGAAATTTTATGTGCTATATCTTTTGATTTTTATGGAGATAAAATAGTTTCAATAATAACAAAAAATGCTTTATTAGATTTAAATTGTAAAGAAAATGAAGAGTTTATGTGGTTTGTAAAATCAAATGAAGTAAGTATACAAAAGGTTTAA
- the modA gene encoding molybdate ABC transporter substrate-binding protein, producing the protein MKKLIGTIVLSLSLSTASFADKINVFAASSTKLAMQEIIENFKSKNPNDEIIASYSATGKAYAQFTNGFQYDIFMAADTTYPNKIVSDKNAIGEPVVYAMGVVALYSNDKELIKKGMEVLNNDKIKHISIANPKLAPYGVAATEILENYGLLDIVKNKIVLGDNIAQSVQFVDSGAAEIGLVAFSLIKTIKKEEEYLLVDPSKYKPMEQAFVLTKYAEEKPLATKFASFITSEESKKIFEKYGFGVK; encoded by the coding sequence ATGAAAAAATTAATAGGTACAATAGTTTTAAGTTTAAGTTTAAGTACAGCTTCATTTGCTGATAAAATAAATGTTTTTGCAGCAAGCAGTACAAAATTGGCAATGCAAGAAATAATTGAAAATTTCAAATCAAAAAATCCAAATGATGAGATAATTGCTAGTTATTCAGCTACAGGAAAGGCTTATGCTCAATTTACAAATGGATTTCAATATGACATTTTTATGGCTGCTGATACTACTTATCCAAATAAGATAGTTAGTGATAAAAATGCAATAGGCGAGCCTGTAGTTTATGCAATGGGAGTTGTTGCATTATATAGTAATGATAAAGAACTAATAAAAAAAGGAATGGAAGTTTTAAATAATGATAAGATTAAACATATCTCTATTGCTAATCCTAAATTAGCTCCTTATGGCGTTGCTGCTACTGAAATTTTAGAGAATTATGGTTTATTAGATATTGTAAAAAATAAAATAGTTTTAGGAGATAATATAGCTCAAAGTGTTCAATTTGTAGATAGTGGAGCAGCTGAAATTGGTCTTGTAGCTTTTTCTTTAATTAAAACTATTAAAAAAGAAGAAGAATATTTATTAGTAGATCCTTCTAAATATAAACCAATGGAACAAGCATTTGTTCTTACTAAATATGCAGAAGAAAAACCATTAGCTACAAAATTTGCTTCTTTTATAACATCTGAAGAATCAAAAAAAATATTTGAGAAATATGGATTTGGAGTAAAATGA
- a CDS encoding TOBE domain-containing protein: MRFISDLTLIDGENSFLLKKRIALLKAIDEVGSLNLAAKMVPLSYKGAWDMIDTMNNLCPMAVVEKNTGGVGGGGTKLTEYGKNLVKTYDVIEREHQKFLESISLLTDFDSGNLKFFRRFNMQISARNQLVGIIEKIESTKINSTIQVRLKSNYLITSVITTGAVENLNLKENDEVVVLIKSNSVLLSLDENINISARNKLNGVIETIHLGEVNAEIIVNIGGDLIASIITKNAIEELNIKVGDKATAIIKSSDVMIGK, from the coding sequence ATGAGATTTATTTCAGATTTAACTTTGATTGATGGTGAAAACTCTTTTTTATTAAAAAAAAGAATAGCTTTATTGAAAGCAATAGATGAAGTTGGTAGTTTAAATCTTGCAGCTAAAATGGTTCCTTTAAGTTATAAAGGTGCTTGGGATATGATAGATACAATGAATAATTTATGTCCGATGGCTGTAGTTGAAAAAAATACAGGTGGAGTAGGTGGCGGTGGAACTAAACTTACAGAATATGGAAAGAATTTGGTTAAAACTTATGATGTTATCGAAAGGGAACACCAAAAATTCTTGGAATCAATATCTTTATTAACAGACTTTGATAGTGGAAATCTTAAATTTTTTAGGAGATTTAATATGCAAATAAGTGCAAGAAATCAACTTGTTGGTATTATTGAGAAAATTGAATCAACAAAAATTAATTCTACAATTCAAGTTAGATTAAAAAGTAATTATTTAATAACAAGTGTTATAACAACAGGTGCTGTTGAAAATCTTAATTTAAAAGAAAATGATGAAGTTGTAGTTTTAATAAAATCTAATTCTGTTCTTTTAAGTTTAGATGAAAATATAAATATTAGTGCTAGAAATAAGTTAAATGGAGTGATTGAAACTATACATTTAGGTGAAGTTAATGCAGAAATTATTGTAAATATAGGTGGCGATTTAATAGCAAGTATTATTACAAAAAATGCAATTGAAGAGCTAAATATAAAAGTAGGTGATAAAGCAACTGCAATTATCAAATCAAGCGATGTTATGATAGGAAAATAA